TACTGGCTTCCAACAATAGATTGGAAGTTCCAGTATTCTGACTACAGAAACAGAAAGTCTCTTAAAATTGAGTACGACTTTCTCTTGGAATATGTGGGGATTCACACCATACAAATATCAACTTGCAAAAGCAGGAGGCTCATTTTACCAGAAAGAAACAtgaagtaaatggaaaaaaaaaaaaaaaaaaaaaaaagtttaagtatATTTTCTGAAATGAGAGTCAGAATACTGACCAATAATAAacactttttcttttgcaaagacaGCAAGAATAAGACCCAAGGTAGGTGACGCAGACCCAAACAAATCCTCATACCTCCAATCCATATGCATTACTCCTACTGCTACAGTCTGATCTATGGATCTTTGCCAGGTGCTGTTTTCAATAGCACTGTGCCCAGACAGAAGTGTCTGCATGGGCACGCACTTCACAGGCAGCTCTAGAAGCACCAAGGGCTTGGACATGGCATGCAAACATGGAATATTATATTAAACCACCCTCTAGCTTAGGCTCATGTGTTCTCATTCACATATGAGTGGTATGATCTAAACCCTTTGTTCATTAGCAGTATTTACAGAAAATGAGTATGACAAAATATAAATGACAAAATGATAAATACTAGTGGTAGTAAACTTTGAACATTGGCCTTTCTTCTTAAGAACTAGTCTCTCAAAATTAATGCTACAATAAAGAGcattctgtattttcttcttgtttgggTAAACTTACTGATGGCTTAGattttgccttcttttcttttcctttgtcccCTTTCCTGTTGCTGGTAAAGTAATGCAAGGTGCCATATTCCATCAGAGcagcaaacacaaaaatgaagcaaactgaaacaaaaaggtCCATTGCTGTCACATACGAAACCTTTGGGAGTGACTTCCTAGCAATTGTACTCAATGTCGTCATGGTCAGCACCGTTGTAATGCCTGCacgagaaagaaagaaagaaaacaaaacaaaataaaacaggaagTGTATAAGTAATCCAATCAtattgtcacaaaaaaaaaatcttcaaattagCCCTTAATTCTTTCACAATGCATACAAGAACTGAGCCACATCAGGATTCACTGCTGATCACACCTGCACACATTAGTGCTAGTGCAACAAGCCCTCCCTATGGATCCAGTGGCCACCATGGGATCATGAAGAAGGCAGTACATTTCACCTTCAGTTTAACTTCCTCCCATTTTCAACACACACTGAATAAACAATGACACCCAAAAAGTTTGGGTAATTTTATAAATGTCATAGAAGACCCACATAAAACAAATACAATAGACAAGGAGTACAAATAAGCACACAAAGTCTACAAACACAAAAAAGTCCTTTCACTCTTGAAAGTTTAAAATGTACAAAAGGACTCattcagaaacaacaaaaagaaaaaaggtgttcTTTATCAATGACCTCAAACTTTCAGAAAACGCGAGAAAAAGTAATGTTTTCAATTGTTTGCTTCTGACATGTAGCAGGTCAAACCAGATGACCTTCATGGCCTTTCTGGTCTCATTCTAAGTTACTAGGTGGTTTTTCAATACTGTGTCTTAAGTAATAGAAAATGTTTCCATTGATTCACTTACATACAAGTTAATTAAAAGAACAAGCTGGCCTTAATAGCGATGTGCTCAGAATCTCAACTATACTACTCATCACTGGCTTAACATTTAGAGGTGTTAACACTTTCTTCTTATATTTGATGCTTCAGGGAGATGCAAAGCCTTTTTCACAGTAGGCTAAAATTAAGATGTGACCTTTCCTTTGGAGAGCAATACTTGAACACACAAATAAGGTTATTTACATGCACAAGCTTATTCCCAAAAAAGTATTACACCAATCTAAGGCTGTCTATGCCTTTTAAATCAAAGTGtggaatcaggggttgttggacTGATCCTGCAGCAGGAAAGCAGTGGTGATTTTGCACCAGATCTCCCAATGAAATTACATGCCTAAAAGGACAAACAGACAACCACAGGGTTTTTAAAAGTGCTCTACGCCCACTTGATGCTTTTGCAAATCAATCAGGCATTTCTTTGCATAACTAAATATCTAAATAAATCTAAATCATCTCAAACCTTTTCCTTCAGGAAACCACAATCTGCCAGGATCTTTCAACATATGCCAAAGGCCCAAGCCTTTTCAGTGTACCAGAACACAGCAGGGCATGCAGGGGGAAGTGACATGATTTCTCTTACTGACTTCTGTTCAGAGAGGACAAAAAGAGACATGGACTTTCCCAGTCCTCTTCACTGTGTGAAAGGCATATAGGAGGCTGCCACAGGGAGCAAATCTTCCACAGCATCATGACTGCTTGCCATGATGGACCTTGCTTAGTTTTGGCTATCTTGTCTtaatttcttatatttttttctataaaattgTGTCTACTGACTGATGTCTTTCTTCTTCACCAGAATACCTGTATGTGTGAAAAGTCTTCCTACAATCTGCCAAATGATGGCTTCCACATGTTCACACAAAAGGAGCTCAGAGTAAACTGCAGGGAACTGCAAACTCGACATTGCAAACATCTGTAGTACATCTCAAGTAGATGAAGTTTAGTACTGCTGAAGTGGGAGCATGAAAACTCTAGCTTAACCATGAGATCAAAGGCAAATTTGCTAGGTTTGTGGCACAGGAAAAGTACTCTGTAAAAAGAACAAACTGGATACAGAACTAGCAGAATAGCAATACAATAGTTTTTCCATCATAGCTACTGCCTTTCCAGACAGTACCCACAATGATGTCCAATGATTAGTCAAAGAAACCTTACAATAAATTTCTAAATCAAGACCTGAAACTATCAACAGTTTAACTTATTTATTCAAGACTTCAGGCTCTCTTCACTAAACTTTGCAGTACTTTTAGATAGCATAATGTTAAGATCCACAGTTCAGATTTTCTTCCCTCGTCTTTTCATTATGCTACTGAGCCATGctcatttttcttattttctgtcttGACTCATTAATCTTGCAGCCTTGACTGCACAGTGGTCCAGTTTCAGTGGGAAAGGCAGGGAGTTAAAGCCTGGGCTCACCCTTCCAATAAGAAATGCTCCTAAAATGTGAGAATGGTGTGTCCACAACCCTAGGAGTTGATGAGGAAAATTAACTCACATTTCTCACTTCCTAAGATACCTTCTCAGCTCTTGATCTTTCCTCCAGAATAGGTCATACTGCTATCACCAGTTTCACTGAAAGCCTCCATTGCTGCTAAACTGGAAGTTGCTACCGTGTGTCCTCCACGCACCCCTGTCTATCCTGCTTTATGTGGGGACTATGATGCCTCTCCAAGGCAGCACATGAATCCTAAACAGTTAAACACTGGAGACTGACACCATGCTAAACAGGTCAGCCAAGATGACACTAACACAAAATTATACCTGTAGCAGAACTTGCAACACACTTCAGTACTGTCCATAGTAAAATCAGGACAGTGAATCAGTTTTTGTGAGTTAAATGCTTAACTGCCTGAAGTGCAACTTTGGTTGCAAATTTGCTGTCCTATCCCGCACTTAAAAGAATAACTGAATAATTTGAAAAatttctgttattaaaaataaacagaaacaacattataactaaaaaccaaacaaaaccagacaccaCCAGATCTTTACAGTTTTGCCTGTGTAGTAATGACATTCTTTGTTCCATGACGAGATGTGAAGTCCAGTCATACTAATCAGACTAATGATTACCTGTTGCCATCTCTGGAGATGACAAAAAGAACATAAAGGAGAAAATACGTATTTATGTGAACGACAGCAGATCCACAAGGCTTGGATCAGGATTTCCAGATTTCCATTCTCAATGCTCCCTCCTTAAGCCCTGCTGTGCAACCACAGCAGGCGCCTCCTACTCTGAATCTTGCAGTTCAAGAGAAAGGGTGACCAATAGTCACAAACTGAAGGGGAATAAACTGCAGTTAATTTGCGCCCTGCTGCAGATTTGTATTGCTGGGGAGTACCAGACCCTTCAAGGTTGAAAAAATACATTCTTACCCAGAGAAGTCCTTGCAGGAACTGCATCTTTATTGATCCAAAATGATACCCATGAAAGAACAACTGTGAGTATACAAGGAATGTATGTCTGAATAGTAAAATATCCCATACGTCTGCTGAGATCAAAGAAGATTGTCATAATAATATAatcacctattaaaaaaaaaaaaagacaagacattCATGACACTGAAGATGATTTGCAGTCGTATCTTCATCGGTGAGCCTTGTTCTACATAGATATTACACGAAATAAAAGTTTAAACTTTGCCTTACCAGACAAGGTATGAGAAATTTCAGTTGTATTTCGTAACCCTACAAATGCAAACTGATACAATCTCCAGTATTTTGGATCTGCCACTTCAACAGAGGTTTTCTTCCATTTGTATTCAATTTCATTTCTGGGATATCCATctgaaataaaacagagaaaatcaAGCATTCAACCACAGTATGTACCAAGGCATGTTTTGTGACCTCTGAAGTTGTTTATAAACTAAATCAGGGCTATACATAAAGCAGGTCAGAGAGAAAGCCAGACTTAAAATTTAACCACAAAATATCTAGCCTCAGTTTTTAGCCTAGTTAAATATATGATCCATCAAAAACTATGTATATATAAATGTTGAGGAAATATCTACACAATATTCtggaactcagatatgaaaaactGTCTCAGAATCATTACTATAAATTAATACACAAATGTAATATACATTATCATTAAAAGACTACAAAGAGCTTAAAAGGACAGACACTTATTATTACATCACTTGATAAAATTCCTATTGATATTTATTGACAATTTCTTTGTCTATTTTTCCAAGAACGGATTTTTGTGACCTGACTCACTGTCCAGTACTTTAAGGAAGTGATTTTCATGTCCCTCACATGTTGTCCCACATTATCTTGCAGCAAGGCAGAAATGAAATTAAGCAAGAATTGCTTCTGTGGCACAACTGCTTAATCAACGGACCTACCAAAGCTCATTCAGCTGGAAGCACTCAAGAAGGAAGTACTAAACAaaagcattaatttaaaaataatcactgaAGTCTGATTTCATTGGCTATTAGATTTTGCATTTAGGAATAAGCAActtaaccttgttcaggtggttCAGGTTTCTTTTGCCAGTAATAGCACAATTCCCTTAGGAACACTTTTTTTAATAGAGTTTATATTAAATAAATGAAGCCTggaatttgtttttcttgctcaCATAAGTAAGTCCTACTGAAGGGAGAAGGACTTCTTATACTGATTAAGCATTTACAGCAACAGGTTGAAGAAGAGAGCTTAGTTTTCCTTTTAGGTATACTACACAGAACTAATTCAAAACTGGCAAAACTGGCAAGCACAAAAAATGAAGTTCTTTCAGGGCAACAGACTTGGATTAACTGGAATGGGCATTGTATCAGTCTCCTAAGCAATACGGATATTTTTAAAGCTGCAGCTAACTGAAATGCATGTAATTCAACGTATTCATTACTTTATTTAATAATGCATTAAAAATGcgatatatctaatctaaacataAAGAGGTCAGTTCTTTTCTTCACTAAAaggttttaaaaagtaaaaacttGCTCTCTTGTTACCAGAAATTAAGGAAATTTAAAGACTgtatgtaaaaggaaaaaaaaaataccacctaCAGCTTGAAAACTCCAGTGGACAGGAGTGTTCATCCATAGGAAAGTTATGAAGCTGAAGATAACATTCAGCATTAATTGTCAGCCTAATTAGAAAAgcaaggggtggggggagggagaaaaaatattatattcaATCATCCAAACACTTCAGACTAGGTAGTAAAGAACATGCACAGAAATCAATTTTGGCAATTAATGGATGTTACGCATAGTCAGCTGTGTATCTGCAAAAAACAtccagcatcaccagcagagaacaGAAACTCGCACCATAGGAAACCTGAAGACCTGCATTGTTTCAGTTGGCATTTTGAGTCATTTAAAAAACTTTCAGCTGATTTGGTGGGATCTCTTGGCTCTCTTCCAGAAATGGGATAAAAGAGAAGGACTGAAGGCAGGGCAAGGAGGAGAGTTTGTAACAGCAAATAAAGGAAGCTTCTGAAGAACACATTTGTCAAGTCAAATTGCATTCAGTGGGGACACACTTTGGCTTGCTCTATACTCATGGAAGCAGCTCTGGTGAAAACAGcagcatgggaaagaaagagcAGCCTTGATATTTCTACTCATTTAATCTCTAAGGCATTAAGGTAATTCACACAACTAATATACATTTTAGAAGCAGTTTAGGACTCATGATGTATCAACTGAATCACTTGCTGCATTCGAAAATACTATCATAGATTTCCAAAGAGCTTCAATGCAACCAATGTAAAGTCCAGAATGGCTTAGACTCCAAACTGCCctccttgtatttaaaatatctCCTCTTTTGTTGGTAACGCTATAAAGAAAGTCAGAATGTCTTCTAAAATCAACTTTGAAAATTAACATAATGCTTACATACTTGATTGTGTGCGATACTTGCATACTAGACTAAAAGGGATGGGGAAAGGAAGATTCTGCCACacgctgccagaaagccctgtaagTCTTTGAGCAAACTAACAGAATCACCACGTCTGCTCCCTCAAGTACCAACAGGCAAAGAGTGATGGTACAGGGGAGTCAGCAAACCTGGAGCACTGTCAGATCCTATTATTGTTCCTTCAATAACCAATATGTGAACCTCTCAACGTTACTCCACCTGAGGCCAAATTCAGGCCATATCCTCACCTATACAGATGTTTGTGTGTCCTGCTGTTTTATTACTAGCTCATTGTACTTCATAGCTCATACTCTGGCACAATAATTCTAACCCATTGCTCTGGGAGAGCtcacatgttttttttttgttgttgcatttGTTCTTTGTTTACTTATATCCTGCTTAAAAGAAATTGTACATTGAAACTAAATGGGCAATGGAAGCATAAGGTCCAAAGTATGATTCTAGATTTTTTAgctacaaaaagaagaaaaaaatattagcatgTTAAGAGAAGAGGCTGTCTAGAGATTTTTATAAACACCAGTATAATAAACTGTTTAAAAAGTGTTCTTTGGAGATATTTGTATGCTCTCAAATTAaacatcttgggaaaaaaaatcaataaagagAACACTTTTGAAATATTTGAATTCTTTTTACTTCTGACACAGAAGATTTTTATAAATTGTTCATACAACACTACTAGCCTGCATATGAAAACAGCATAAATGactgaaaagaaagtaattaaaaggtgctaggttttgttaaaaatatctAACTAAATAAactcctaagagtagaatcagctTTATGGGATGCTCTGCATGGACTGCTTCTTGATCAGCTCCTAATTGATTGCAAGATTTTTTAGgtgtacttaaaaaataaaactgagaggGATGATCTTAAAATGCTTTCTGTAGACTGCAGCCTTTCAAGAACTGTTTTATAAGTGTCTCAAAGATCATTACAGATAGCCTAGATGGTAAGCTTAAAACCAGCCCAAGCATCCCCCATTTGCCGAGAATTATCACCAACATATTTGCTTATGCCTAATTTGGATGAACAGATTTGTTCATCTTAATAGCTTGCAAGGGTAAACATGTGAAGCAGTATATCCAGGACTGGGGACTTAGCTTTAATCAAagttttaataatttttgttaTCTGAAGCTTTTAACCTTTTACTTACAGAACACAATTTGGTGGAAACTAGACACTGAATGATTTAGAGAACAGAAAATCTGCAAAACACATTATGACTAGATCTGCAATATATTAGTGACAGACCACCACATCATTCTACATGCTATATagcatcttttttaaatcttgcctGTATATATATGAAATTAAAATTTGCTATCCCATGCAGTTGTCTTTACCCAATTATTTGGTCAATATATTTCAATGCCACTAATTTCatgttttaatctttttttttttccctcctttggtAAACTCCTTGCAAATTCCTGTGGTCCACAACAAAACAGATGCCAAGGATTTTATTCGtattcattattttcatatttctggtcataatatttttttattgttttctagtCAGTTAATAAAAACCTACCTTAGAGTGTATAATACTCTTCCATCACTCCAGATTCGGAGCAAACGATTTGGAGTTGTAATCCAGTGAGCATCAGATTTCCTTGAGTTCCGGAAGAAAGTGTCTGGAATCCAAATTTTTCCAACCATGTTGCTATTAAGCATAAGCACTTTCATTGAGCTGTTAAATTTTAGACGACTGTCATACCATGTCTGGGCAAAAATTATATCTATGGTATATTCCTAAAAACAGAGAAACAGCCATACTTATGTACACATTACCAagaatttttaatttatatataat
This genomic stretch from Patagioenas fasciata isolate bPatFas1 chromosome 4, bPatFas1.hap1, whole genome shotgun sequence harbors:
- the GABRG1 gene encoding gamma-aminobutyric acid receptor subunit gamma-1 isoform X2 → MTISFGQILGEYTIDIIFAQTWYDSRLKFNSSMKVLMLNSNMVGKIWIPDTFFRNSRKSDAHWITTPNRLLRIWSDGRVLYTLRLTINAECYLQLHNFPMDEHSCPLEFSSYGYPRNEIEYKWKKTSVEVADPKYWRLYQFAFVGLRNTTEISHTLSGDYIIMTIFFDLSRRMGYFTIQTYIPCILTVVLSWVSFWINKDAVPARTSLGITTVLTMTTLSTIARKSLPKVSYVTAMDLFVSVCFIFVFAALMEYGTLHYFTSNRKGDKGKEKKAKSKPSKPPAIAVRPGSTLIPINNINHLPERDDDYGYECLEGKDCASFFCCFEDCRTGSWREGRIHIRIAKIDSYSRIFFPTAFALFNLVYWIGYLYL
- the GABRG1 gene encoding gamma-aminobutyric acid receptor subunit gamma-1 isoform X3 → MEYTIDIIFAQTWYDSRLKFNSSMKVLMLNSNMVGKIWIPDTFFRNSRKSDAHWITTPNRLLRIWSDGRVLYTLRLTINAECYLQLHNFPMDEHSCPLEFSSYGYPRNEIEYKWKKTSVEVADPKYWRLYQFAFVGLRNTTEISHTLSGDYIIMTIFFDLSRRMGYFTIQTYIPCILTVVLSWVSFWINKDAVPARTSLGITTVLTMTTLSTIARKSLPKVSYVTAMDLFVSVCFIFVFAALMEYGTLHYFTSNRKGDKGKEKKAKSKPSKPPAIAVRPGSTLIPINNINHLPERDDDYGYECLEGKDCASFFCCFEDCRTGSWREGRIHIRIAKIDSYSRIFFPTAFALFNLVYWIGYLYL
- the GABRG1 gene encoding gamma-aminobutyric acid receptor subunit gamma-1 isoform X1, with the protein product MDTWGGPAPRWSRRRGARLLLLLLTVRLGSGADKADDEDDEDLTVNKTWVLAPKIHGGDVTHILDSLLQGYDNKLRPDIGVRTTVIETDVYVNSIGPVDPINMEYTIDIIFAQTWYDSRLKFNSSMKVLMLNSNMVGKIWIPDTFFRNSRKSDAHWITTPNRLLRIWSDGRVLYTLRLTINAECYLQLHNFPMDEHSCPLEFSSYGYPRNEIEYKWKKTSVEVADPKYWRLYQFAFVGLRNTTEISHTLSGDYIIMTIFFDLSRRMGYFTIQTYIPCILTVVLSWVSFWINKDAVPARTSLGITTVLTMTTLSTIARKSLPKVSYVTAMDLFVSVCFIFVFAALMEYGTLHYFTSNRKGDKGKEKKAKSKPSKPPAIAVRPGSTLIPINNINHLPERDDDYGYECLEGKDCASFFCCFEDCRTGSWREGRIHIRIAKIDSYSRIFFPTAFALFNLVYWIGYLYL
- the GABRG1 gene encoding gamma-aminobutyric acid receptor subunit gamma-1 isoform X4, with protein sequence MKVLMLNSNMVGKIWIPDTFFRNSRKSDAHWITTPNRLLRIWSDGRVLYTLRLTINAECYLQLHNFPMDEHSCPLEFSSYGYPRNEIEYKWKKTSVEVADPKYWRLYQFAFVGLRNTTEISHTLSGDYIIMTIFFDLSRRMGYFTIQTYIPCILTVVLSWVSFWINKDAVPARTSLGITTVLTMTTLSTIARKSLPKVSYVTAMDLFVSVCFIFVFAALMEYGTLHYFTSNRKGDKGKEKKAKSKPSKPPAIAVRPGSTLIPINNINHLPERDDDYGYECLEGKDCASFFCCFEDCRTGSWREGRIHIRIAKIDSYSRIFFPTAFALFNLVYWIGYLYL